From the genome of Bosea sp. Tri-49, one region includes:
- a CDS encoding TRAP transporter large permease, translating to MLILLGSFLGLMILGVPVAISMAVASLAFIVITGTVPDVILAQRMIAGVESFPLLAVPFFILAGNLMNIAGVTGRIYSFAVALVGWMRGGLAQVNIIGSVIFSGMSGTAIADAAGIGTIEIKAMKDHGYSAEVAVGVTAASATLGPIIPPSLPFVIYGMMANTSIGALFLGGVIPGVVMTLFMMLTVAIFARIYKWGADTKFSLRELGSAGIEVLVVMGFPLLAYLLVFAGLDPNLAIGIALAVLLAMDYYFNFSAVMALMTPVILIGGMTMGWFTPTEAAAAAVIWSLFLGLVRYRSMTMRSLTKATFDTIETTASVLFIVTAASIFAWLLTVSQTAQLLSDLILGFTQNKWVFLILVNLLLLFIGCFLDTIAAITIVVPILLPIALKLGIDPIHFGLILTLNLMIGLLHPPLGMVLFVLSRVAKLSVERTTMAILPWLIPLFAALIAITFIPELTLWLPRTMGMIR from the coding sequence ATGTTGATCCTGCTCGGAAGCTTCCTTGGCCTGATGATCCTCGGCGTTCCCGTCGCCATTTCGATGGCCGTCGCCTCGCTCGCCTTCATCGTCATCACCGGCACCGTGCCGGACGTGATCCTGGCCCAGCGCATGATCGCCGGCGTCGAGAGCTTCCCGCTGCTGGCGGTGCCCTTCTTCATTCTCGCCGGCAACCTGATGAACATCGCCGGCGTCACCGGCCGGATCTATTCCTTCGCGGTCGCCCTCGTCGGCTGGATGCGCGGCGGCCTCGCCCAGGTCAATATCATCGGCTCGGTGATCTTCTCCGGCATGTCGGGCACCGCGATCGCGGACGCCGCCGGCATCGGCACGATCGAGATCAAGGCGATGAAGGACCACGGCTACTCCGCCGAGGTCGCGGTCGGCGTCACCGCCGCTTCCGCCACGCTCGGGCCGATCATCCCGCCATCCCTACCCTTCGTCATCTACGGCATGATGGCGAACACCTCGATCGGCGCGCTCTTCCTCGGCGGCGTCATCCCCGGCGTGGTGATGACGCTGTTCATGATGCTGACGGTCGCGATCTTCGCCCGCATCTACAAATGGGGCGCGGACACCAAGTTCTCGCTGCGCGAACTCGGCTCGGCCGGCATCGAGGTGCTGGTTGTGATGGGCTTCCCGCTGCTGGCCTATCTCCTGGTCTTCGCTGGGCTCGACCCCAACCTCGCCATCGGCATCGCGCTCGCCGTGCTGCTGGCCATGGATTACTACTTTAACTTCTCGGCGGTGATGGCGCTGATGACGCCGGTCATCCTGATCGGCGGCATGACCATGGGTTGGTTCACGCCGACGGAGGCCGCTGCCGCGGCGGTGATCTGGTCGCTGTTCCTCGGCCTCGTGCGCTATCGCTCGATGACGATGCGGAGCCTGACCAAGGCGACCTTCGACACGATCGAGACCACGGCCTCGGTGCTGTTCATCGTCACCGCCGCCTCGATCTTCGCCTGGCTGCTCACGGTGTCGCAGACGGCCCAGCTGCTCTCCGACCTGATCCTCGGCTTCACCCAGAACAAGTGGGTGTTCCTGATCCTGGTCAACCTGCTGTTGCTCTTCATCGGCTGTTTCCTCGACACCATCGCGGCGATCACCATCGTCGTGCCGATCCTCTTGCCGATCGCGCTCAAGCTCGGCATCGATCCGATCCATTTCGGGCTGATCCTGACGCTCAACCTGATGATCGGGTTGCTGCACCCGCCGCTCGGCATGGTGCTGTTCGTGCTCTCGCGCGTCGCCAAGCTCTCGGTCGAGCGCACCACCATGGCGATCCTGCCCTGGCTGATCCCGCTCTTCGCGGCCCTGATCGCGATCACCTTCATTCCCGAGCTGACGCTCTGGCTGCCGCGCACCATGGGCATGATCAGATAG
- a CDS encoding TRAP transporter small permease, with the protein MTTTPEVHTQVTSEEIAHVFDEAPPPADLSGYGLEDWVTLAAFWLMVACVVAQFFTRYVLNDSFAWTEEIAIYALIVVVFLGSSLCVRASRHIQVDFLYRYLSHGGGRVLSTVVDLIRIGFFAYGTVLTHRYAELIPDEMMTTIQFPKSIVFYAVVIAFALMTLRSIQVAWQNWRRGYSVLERPAAFDGSEA; encoded by the coding sequence ATGACCACCACGCCGGAAGTCCATACCCAAGTCACCAGCGAGGAAATCGCCCACGTCTTCGACGAGGCGCCGCCGCCGGCCGATCTTTCTGGCTATGGCCTCGAGGATTGGGTCACGCTTGCCGCCTTCTGGCTGATGGTCGCCTGCGTCGTGGCGCAGTTCTTCACGCGCTATGTCCTGAACGACAGCTTCGCCTGGACCGAAGAGATCGCGATCTACGCGCTGATCGTCGTCGTCTTCCTGGGGTCCTCGCTCTGCGTGCGCGCCTCGCGCCACATCCAGGTCGATTTTCTCTACCGCTATTTGTCGCACGGCGGGGGGCGGGTGCTTTCGACCGTCGTCGACCTGATCCGCATCGGCTTCTTCGCCTATGGCACGGTGCTGACGCATCGCTATGCCGAGCTCATCCCGGACGAGATGATGACGACGATCCAGTTCCCGAAATCGATCGTGTTCTATGCGGTCGTGATCGCCTTCGCCCTGATGACGCTGCGTTCGATCCAGGTCGCCTGGCAGAACTGGCGCCGAGGCTACTCCGTGCTGGAGCGTCCCGCGGCCTTCGACGGCTCGGAGGCCTGA
- a CDS encoding sialic acid TRAP transporter substrate-binding protein SiaP, whose protein sequence is MKLHYALAALAAGALFAGTPAQAQTKLKWAHVYETSEPFHTESVWAAEEIKKRSNGKYEITVYPASQLGKETDINQGLTLGTVDMIISGSSFAARAYPPIGVTYYPFIFRGPDHLLAYVKSDVFKEMAKGYEEKSGHQILAVTYYGTRHTTSNKPIKTCADMKGLKIRVPDVPAYLAMPRACGANTTPIAFAEVYLALQNGTVEAQENPLNTIDAKKFYEVQKNIVLTGHIVDHLNTVVSKQLWAKLSAEDKKLFTDVAQEAATRATKKIQDDEVKLVQVFKDKGLSVTEIDKADFLAAVQKNVNFEQYGYRKADWERIQAIK, encoded by the coding sequence ATGAAGTTGCACTACGCTCTCGCTGCGCTCGCCGCCGGCGCTCTTTTCGCCGGCACCCCGGCGCAGGCCCAGACCAAGCTGAAATGGGCCCATGTCTACGAGACCTCCGAGCCGTTCCACACCGAGTCGGTCTGGGCCGCCGAGGAGATCAAGAAGCGCAGCAACGGCAAATACGAGATAACGGTCTACCCGGCCTCACAGCTCGGCAAGGAGACCGACATCAACCAGGGCCTGACGCTGGGCACGGTCGACATGATCATCTCCGGCTCGAGCTTCGCAGCCCGCGCCTATCCGCCGATCGGCGTGACCTATTACCCCTTCATCTTCCGCGGCCCCGACCATCTGCTCGCCTATGTGAAGAGCGACGTCTTCAAGGAGATGGCCAAGGGCTATGAGGAGAAGAGCGGCCACCAGATCCTGGCCGTGACCTATTACGGCACGCGCCACACCACCTCGAACAAGCCGATCAAGACCTGCGCCGACATGAAGGGCCTGAAGATCCGCGTGCCCGACGTGCCGGCCTATCTCGCCATGCCGCGCGCCTGCGGCGCCAATACCACGCCGATCGCCTTCGCCGAGGTCTATCTCGCGCTGCAGAACGGCACGGTCGAGGCGCAGGAGAACCCGCTCAACACCATCGACGCCAAGAAGTTCTACGAGGTCCAGAAGAACATCGTGCTCACCGGTCATATCGTCGACCACCTCAACACGGTCGTCTCGAAGCAGCTCTGGGCCAAGCTCTCGGCGGAGGACAAGAAGCTCTTCACCGACGTCGCCCAGGAGGCGGCGACGCGCGCCACCAAGAAGATCCAGGACGATGAGGTGAAGCTCGTCCAGGTCTTCAAGGACAAGGGCCTCTCGGTCACCGAGATCGACAAGGCCGACTTCCTCGCGGCCGTGCAGAAGAACGTGAACTTCGAGCAGTACGGCTATCGCAAGGCCGACTGGGAGAGGATCCAGGCGATCAAGTGA
- a CDS encoding FadR/GntR family transcriptional regulator, producing MPLAVVESPRLYRQIADQLRHLIDQHEFPVGSRLPPERELAEKLGVSRPSVREALIALEVEGRVRIRMGSGVYVVDPAQAAAQFAGAGFPVEGPFEVLAARRLIEGGVAAEAAGQATPAQLAGLAGILDQMEQPRLPAEQLIALDRAFHVEIAAMLGNTVLVRCVGELFDQRMSPYFRQLAQYFENEDSWRSAAREHRAIHAALARGEGEAARTAMCAHLQASQERFSQSFGDVDLKRAGERQRRPRPIK from the coding sequence ATGCCGCTCGCAGTCGTCGAGTCGCCACGCCTATATCGGCAGATTGCCGATCAGCTGCGCCATCTCATCGACCAGCATGAATTCCCGGTCGGCAGCCGCCTGCCGCCCGAGCGCGAGCTCGCGGAGAAGCTTGGCGTCTCCCGTCCCTCGGTGCGCGAGGCCCTGATCGCGCTCGAAGTCGAGGGGCGTGTGCGCATCCGAATGGGCTCGGGTGTCTATGTCGTCGATCCCGCCCAGGCCGCAGCGCAGTTCGCCGGAGCCGGCTTTCCCGTCGAGGGGCCGTTCGAGGTGCTCGCGGCCCGCAGGCTGATCGAGGGCGGGGTCGCGGCTGAAGCAGCAGGGCAGGCGACGCCCGCGCAACTGGCCGGGCTTGCCGGCATTCTCGACCAGATGGAGCAGCCCAGGCTGCCGGCGGAGCAACTGATCGCGCTCGACCGCGCCTTCCATGTCGAGATCGCCGCGATGCTGGGGAACACCGTACTGGTGCGCTGCGTCGGCGAGCTCTTCGACCAGCGCATGAGCCCGTATTTCCGCCAGCTCGCGCAGTATTTCGAGAACGAAGATTCTTGGCGCTCGGCGGCGCGCGAGCATCGCGCCATCCATGCCGCGCTCGCCCGCGGCGAAGGCGAAGCCGCGCGCACGGCGATGTGCGCCCATCTCCAGGCCTCGCAGGAGCGCTTTTCGCAGAGCTTCGGTGACGTCGACCTCAAGCGGGCAGGCGAGCGTCAACGCCGGCCGCGGCCGATCAAATGA
- a CDS encoding ABC transporter ATP-binding protein — translation MSKLLIDQVGKVFPARGKGQPTRALMPTSLSVADNDFITILGPSGCGKSTLLRIIGGLETASEGKILLDGAPVTGPGADRGFVFQSYTLFPWLTVVQNIAFGLREKGVPERERLDIARKWAERVGLAGFVDHFPKQLSGGMQQRTAIARALANDPKILLLDEPFGALDNQTRALMQEMLLGIWEREQKTVLFVTHDIEEAIFVGSRVVVMSARPGRIKADIQVELPHPRPYTIKTSPEFVALKERLVEEIRVEAVLAAEGH, via the coding sequence ATGAGCAAGCTCCTGATCGACCAGGTCGGCAAGGTCTTCCCGGCGCGCGGCAAGGGTCAGCCGACGCGCGCGCTGATGCCGACCTCGCTCAGCGTTGCCGACAACGACTTCATCACCATCCTCGGCCCCTCGGGCTGCGGGAAGTCGACGCTGCTGCGCATCATCGGCGGGCTGGAGACGGCAAGCGAGGGCAAGATCCTGCTCGACGGCGCGCCCGTTACCGGGCCGGGCGCCGATCGCGGCTTCGTCTTCCAGAGCTACACGCTCTTCCCCTGGCTGACGGTCGTCCAGAACATCGCCTTCGGCCTGCGCGAGAAGGGCGTGCCGGAGCGAGAGCGGCTCGACATCGCCCGCAAATGGGCCGAGCGTGTCGGGCTCGCCGGCTTCGTCGATCATTTCCCCAAGCAGCTCTCGGGCGGCATGCAGCAGCGCACCGCGATCGCCCGTGCGCTCGCCAATGATCCAAAAATCCTGCTGCTCGACGAGCCCTTCGGCGCGCTCGACAACCAGACCCGTGCTTTGATGCAGGAGATGCTGCTCGGCATCTGGGAGCGCGAGCAGAAGACCGTGCTCTTCGTCACCCACGACATCGAGGAGGCGATCTTCGTCGGCTCGCGCGTCGTGGTGATGAGCGCCAGGCCCGGCCGGATCAAGGCCGACATCCAAGTCGAGCTGCCGCATCCCAGGCCCTACACGATCAAGACCTCGCCGGAGTTCGTCGCCCTGAAGGAGCGGCTGGTCGAGGAGATCCGCGTCGAGGCCGTGCTGGCGGCAGAGGGGCACTGA
- a CDS encoding ABC transporter permease — MKPLQPVSAGARVGYGIAFFALFVVVWSIATFGGYVQKLFLADPLTMVAEGWNLLVNHGFLFDIGMTIWRVLGGFVLAVILALPFGILMGAYKPVEAFLEPFVSFARYLPASAFIPLLILWAGIGETQKLLVIFIGSFFQLVLMIAVAVGGIRRDLVDAAYTLGASDSSVVRRVLLPNAAPEIAEIFRLVLGWAWTYVIVAELIGSSSGIGHMITDSQALLNTGQIIFGIIIIGLIGLVSDFLFKAVNQRLFPWAQA; from the coding sequence ATGAAACCACTCCAGCCCGTCTCCGCCGGCGCCCGCGTCGGCTACGGCATCGCCTTCTTCGCGCTCTTCGTCGTCGTCTGGTCGATCGCGACCTTCGGCGGCTATGTGCAGAAACTCTTCCTCGCCGATCCCCTGACCATGGTCGCCGAGGGCTGGAACCTGCTCGTCAATCACGGCTTCCTGTTCGACATCGGCATGACGATCTGGCGGGTGCTGGGCGGCTTCGTCCTGGCTGTGATCCTGGCGCTGCCGTTCGGAATCCTGATGGGCGCCTACAAGCCGGTCGAGGCTTTCCTCGAACCTTTCGTCTCCTTCGCGCGCTATTTGCCGGCCTCTGCCTTCATTCCGCTGCTGATCCTCTGGGCCGGCATTGGCGAGACGCAGAAGCTGCTCGTCATCTTCATCGGCTCGTTCTTCCAGCTCGTGCTGATGATCGCGGTCGCGGTCGGCGGCATCAGGCGCGATCTGGTTGACGCCGCCTATACGCTGGGCGCCAGCGATTCCTCGGTGGTGCGCCGCGTGCTCCTGCCCAATGCCGCGCCGGAGATCGCCGAGATCTTCCGTCTCGTCCTCGGCTGGGCCTGGACCTATGTCATCGTCGCGGAGTTGATCGGCTCGTCCTCCGGCATCGGCCACATGATCACCGACAGCCAGGCGCTGCTCAACACCGGGCAGATCATCTTCGGCATCATCATCATCGGCCTGATCGGCCTGGTCTCGGATTTCCTCTTCAAGGCGGTCAACCAGCGCCTGTTTCCATGGGCGCAGGCATGA
- a CDS encoding mismatch-specific DNA-glycosylase, which yields MIDHVLPDVLGPGLRVVFCGTQAGSVSARRGAYYAGPGNRFWPTLFETGLIPLQLGPEDFRELPRYGIGCTDVAKRTSGPDTALTRDHFDVAGFLRKMRAQRPAIIAFNGKRAAQTVLGRALAYGLQPAAIDDIRVVVLPSTSGAASGYWSIEPWRELAALAKEASF from the coding sequence GTGATTGATCACGTCCTGCCGGACGTGCTGGGGCCGGGCTTGCGCGTCGTCTTCTGCGGCACGCAGGCCGGCTCCGTCTCAGCCCGGCGCGGCGCCTATTATGCCGGCCCGGGCAACAGGTTCTGGCCGACGCTGTTCGAGACCGGTCTGATCCCTCTGCAACTCGGTCCGGAGGATTTCCGCGAGCTCCCGCGTTACGGCATCGGCTGCACCGATGTCGCAAAGCGGACCTCCGGACCGGATACGGCGCTGACGCGGGATCACTTCGACGTCGCGGGCTTCCTTCGCAAGATGCGGGCGCAGCGGCCCGCCATCATCGCCTTCAACGGCAAGCGCGCGGCCCAGACGGTTCTAGGTCGTGCGCTTGCCTACGGCCTTCAGCCTGCAGCCATCGACGACATCCGCGTCGTCGTTCTTCCCTCAACATCCGGTGCCGCTTCGGGCTACTGGTCGATCGAACCCTGGCGTGAACTCGCCGCTCTCGCGAAGGAAGCGAGCTTCTGA
- a CDS encoding ABC transporter substrate-binding protein, translated as MVAGIGLAALMAAGGAQAQTKVNVGISGWTGFAPLVLAKEAGIFAKNGLDVSIKKIPQKDRHLAIASGDIQCAATTVETWIVWDAAGIKTKQIFQLDKSYGADGMAVRSATGSIKDLKGKTVAASAPGTSPYFALAWILKENGMSVKDVSVVNMEPGPAAQAFIAGQNDAAMTYEPYLSAVREKPDAGKIIATTLDYPMVMDTFGCTPKFLGENDAAAAALTKSYFEALALIKADQAKAYGIMGADVKQTGEQFGKSANYLRWSDAEGNKAFFAGEWQAFTNKAADLLLEIGLIKAKPDIATLVDTKYVAGK; from the coding sequence ATGGTCGCCGGGATCGGCCTTGCAGCCCTCATGGCCGCAGGCGGCGCGCAGGCGCAGACCAAGGTCAATGTCGGCATTTCCGGCTGGACGGGCTTTGCCCCGCTGGTGCTCGCCAAGGAGGCCGGCATCTTCGCCAAGAACGGCCTCGACGTCTCGATCAAGAAGATCCCGCAGAAGGACCGCCACCTCGCCATCGCCTCTGGCGACATCCAGTGCGCCGCGACCACGGTCGAGACCTGGATCGTCTGGGACGCCGCCGGCATCAAGACTAAGCAGATCTTCCAGCTCGACAAGAGCTATGGCGCCGACGGCATGGCGGTGCGCAGCGCGACCGGCTCGATCAAGGATTTGAAGGGCAAGACCGTGGCGGCCTCCGCCCCCGGCACTTCGCCTTATTTCGCCCTCGCCTGGATCCTCAAGGAGAACGGCATGTCGGTGAAGGACGTCAGCGTCGTCAACATGGAGCCCGGCCCGGCGGCGCAGGCGTTCATCGCCGGCCAGAACGACGCCGCCATGACCTATGAGCCCTATCTCTCGGCCGTGCGCGAGAAGCCGGATGCCGGCAAGATCATCGCCACCACGCTCGACTATCCGATGGTGATGGACACCTTCGGCTGCACGCCGAAATTCCTCGGCGAGAACGACGCGGCCGCTGCTGCGCTGACCAAGAGCTATTTCGAGGCGCTCGCGCTGATCAAGGCCGATCAGGCCAAGGCCTACGGCATCATGGGCGCCGATGTGAAGCAGACCGGCGAGCAGTTCGGCAAGTCGGCGAACTATCTGCGCTGGTCGGACGCCGAGGGCAACAAGGCCTTCTTCGCAGGCGAGTGGCAGGCCTTCACCAACAAGGCAGCGGACCTCCTGCTCGAGATCGGGCTGATCAAGGCCAAGCCCGACATCGCCACCCTGGTCGACACGAAGTACGTCGCCGGCAAGTGA
- a CDS encoding acetolactate synthase large subunit yields the protein MNGADRLCDTLLVNDVDVCFANPGTSEMHFVAALDRKPQMRCVLGLFEGVVTGAADGYARMADKPAATLLHCGPGMANALANMHNARRAWTPMINVVGDHATYHLQHDAPLTSDIESLARPMSQFVRRIASPEDVGPAIGEAYAASLTLPGVTTVILPADCAWGSVEPAELKPTPLPALKSVDAATVREVAAGLRKHGARAAIMLTGLALREKPMEMAARACAATGAQIFSQMSNGRIQRGAGRVAMPKVFYPIDKALDQLKDIDYLVLIGAQVPVGFFAYPGKPGRLVHDGCEVATLARPGDDLPAAVTALAEEMGATRIAPAYIAPSRTEQPALPTGTLDADKTCAIVSALLPENCIICDESVSSGRNFYYDCHSAPQHDYIQLTGGAIGEGIPLCVGAAVACPDRKVIGMQADGSGMYTVQGLWTQARENLDVITVVFANRTYAILHGEMRAVGVNDFGRNAKLMLNLDEPALDWVAMAKGMGVEAGRATTAEEFTKLFKGALGRKGPFLIEAVI from the coding sequence ATGAATGGCGCCGACCGCCTGTGCGACACGCTGCTGGTCAACGATGTCGATGTCTGCTTCGCCAATCCCGGCACCTCCGAAATGCACTTCGTCGCGGCGCTCGACCGCAAGCCGCAGATGCGCTGCGTGCTCGGCCTGTTCGAGGGCGTGGTCACCGGTGCGGCGGACGGCTATGCCCGCATGGCCGACAAGCCGGCGGCGACGCTGCTGCATTGCGGGCCCGGCATGGCCAACGCCCTCGCCAACATGCACAACGCCCGGCGCGCCTGGACCCCGATGATCAACGTGGTCGGCGACCACGCGACCTATCACCTGCAGCATGACGCGCCGCTGACCAGCGACATCGAGAGCCTGGCCCGGCCGATGTCGCAATTCGTGCGCCGCATCGCCTCGCCGGAGGATGTCGGCCCGGCGATCGGCGAAGCCTATGCCGCTTCGCTCACTTTGCCCGGCGTCACCACCGTGATCCTGCCAGCCGATTGCGCCTGGGGCAGCGTTGAGCCGGCGGAGCTGAAGCCGACGCCGCTGCCGGCGCTGAAGAGCGTCGATGCCGCCACTGTCCGCGAGGTCGCGGCCGGCCTGCGCAAGCACGGTGCGCGCGCCGCGATCATGCTGACCGGGCTTGCGCTGCGCGAAAAGCCGATGGAGATGGCGGCCCGCGCCTGCGCGGCGACCGGCGCCCAAATCTTCAGCCAGATGTCGAACGGGCGAATCCAGCGCGGCGCCGGCCGCGTCGCCATGCCCAAGGTGTTCTACCCGATCGACAAGGCGCTCGATCAGCTCAAGGACATCGACTACCTCGTGCTCATCGGCGCACAGGTGCCGGTCGGCTTCTTCGCCTATCCCGGCAAGCCCGGCCGGCTGGTCCATGACGGCTGCGAGGTCGCGACGCTGGCGCGGCCCGGCGACGATTTGCCCGCAGCGGTCACGGCTCTCGCCGAGGAGATGGGCGCGACCAGGATCGCACCCGCCTATATCGCCCCCTCGCGCACCGAGCAGCCCGCGCTGCCGACCGGCACGCTCGACGCCGACAAGACCTGCGCCATCGTCTCGGCGCTACTGCCGGAGAACTGCATCATTTGCGACGAGTCGGTCTCGTCGGGCCGCAACTTCTATTACGACTGCCACAGCGCGCCGCAGCACGACTACATTCAGCTCACCGGTGGCGCGATCGGCGAGGGCATCCCGCTCTGCGTCGGCGCCGCGGTCGCCTGCCCTGACCGCAAGGTCATCGGCATGCAGGCCGACGGCTCGGGCATGTACACTGTGCAGGGGCTGTGGACGCAGGCGCGCGAGAACCTCGATGTCATCACCGTGGTCTTCGCCAACCGGACCTATGCGATCCTGCATGGCGAGATGCGGGCCGTCGGCGTCAACGATTTCGGCCGCAACGCCAAGCTGATGCTCAACCTCGACGAGCCAGCGCTGGACTGGGTCGCGATGGCAAAAGGCATGGGCGTCGAGGCTGGACGAGCGACGACGGCCGAGGAATTCACCAAGCTGTTCAAGGGTGCGCTCGGCCGGAAAGGACCGTTCCTGATCGAAGCGGTGATCTGA
- the msrA gene encoding peptide-methionine (S)-S-oxide reductase MsrA, which yields MTERAVLAGGCFWGMQDLIRKLPGVETTRVGYTGGDVKNATYRNHGSHAEGIEITFDPGKIGYRQLVEFFFQIHDPTTLNRQGNDLGTSYRSGIYYVDEAQKKTAEEVIAEVNASGRWPGRVTTEVKPEGDFWEAEPEHQDYLERYPAGYTCHWVRPDWVLPRREAAE from the coding sequence ATGACGGAACGTGCTGTACTCGCAGGCGGTTGCTTCTGGGGCATGCAGGACCTGATCCGCAAGCTCCCCGGCGTCGAGACGACCCGGGTCGGCTACACCGGCGGCGACGTGAAGAATGCGACCTATCGCAATCACGGGAGCCATGCCGAGGGCATCGAGATCACCTTCGATCCCGGCAAGATCGGCTACCGGCAGCTGGTGGAGTTCTTCTTCCAGATCCATGACCCGACGACGCTGAACCGCCAGGGTAACGACCTCGGCACCAGCTATCGCTCGGGCATCTACTATGTCGACGAGGCGCAGAAGAAGACCGCCGAAGAGGTGATCGCCGAGGTGAACGCGTCGGGACGCTGGCCCGGCCGCGTGACCACGGAAGTGAAGCCCGAAGGCGATTTCTGGGAAGCGGAGCCGGAACACCAGGATTATCTGGAGCGCTATCCGGCCGGCTACACCTGCCACTGGGTCCGCCCGGACTGGGTGCTGCCACGCCGCGAAGCTGCGGAATAG
- a CDS encoding VOC family protein yields the protein MPQAVACLALLVRDYDEAIAFFVDALGFELLEDTPLGAEKRWVKVAPAGGKGAALLLARAASAEQRSQIGSQAGGRVFLFLETEDFARDHARMLARGVRFLEMPRRESYGIVAVFEDLYGNRWDLIEPAR from the coding sequence GTGCCGCAGGCGGTCGCCTGCCTCGCCTTGCTGGTGAGGGATTATGACGAGGCGATCGCCTTCTTCGTCGATGCCCTCGGCTTCGAGCTCCTCGAGGACACACCGCTCGGCGCAGAGAAACGATGGGTCAAGGTGGCGCCCGCGGGCGGTAAGGGGGCGGCGTTGCTGCTGGCTCGCGCCGCGTCGGCCGAGCAACGGTCGCAGATCGGGAGCCAGGCGGGTGGCCGCGTCTTTCTATTCCTCGAGACCGAGGATTTTGCGCGCGACCATGCCCGCATGCTGGCGCGCGGCGTTCGTTTCCTGGAGATGCCGCGCCGCGAAAGCTACGGCATCGTCGCCGTCTTCGAGGATCTCTACGGTAATCGCTGGGATCTGATCGAGCCGGCGCGCTGA